A genomic segment from Legionella quinlivanii encodes:
- a CDS encoding aspartate aminotransferase family protein, with the protein MNEIRIKTSIPGPRSLQLMEERREHVARGPFHATPVFVERAKGSFVEDVDGNVFLDFSSGIGVVNTGHCPDSLVKAVKQQSEKFMHTSFNILPYEGYIRVCEKLNHHVPGEFKKKSLLLNSGAEAVENAVKIARAYSGKQAIICFDHAYHGRTYMAMALTAKNKPYKHGFGPFLSEVHRAPFPYEYRWCGQHCSEEAFEDFVELVNFRVGLENVAAVILEPVLGEGGFLQFPASYLSKLREFCTANQIILIADEIQSGFGRTGKLFAMDTLGVMADLTVTAKGLGGGTVIAAVTGRSEMMDAAMEGGLGGTFGGNPLSCAAALEVFKLFEEGNILANVAALAAVLEQRLGEFKEKYPIVGDVRGLGVMRAIELVKDKAGKLPDKEATALLARFCLERGLVVLGCGTYGNVIRLLMPLTTQVSDLEIGLSIIEEGLEEQSNSK; encoded by the coding sequence ATGAACGAAATCAGAATTAAAACGTCAATCCCGGGTCCAAGATCGCTGCAATTAATGGAAGAGCGCCGTGAGCATGTCGCACGTGGACCCTTTCACGCAACGCCTGTTTTTGTGGAAAGGGCAAAGGGTTCTTTTGTGGAAGATGTTGATGGCAATGTGTTTCTGGACTTCTCTTCTGGAATTGGAGTGGTCAACACGGGCCATTGCCCTGATTCTCTGGTGAAGGCCGTTAAACAGCAGTCAGAAAAATTCATGCATACCAGTTTCAATATTCTTCCTTATGAGGGGTATATCAGAGTCTGTGAGAAGCTGAATCACCATGTGCCAGGGGAGTTTAAAAAAAAGTCATTACTTTTGAATTCAGGCGCGGAAGCCGTTGAAAATGCCGTCAAAATTGCCCGTGCTTATAGTGGAAAGCAAGCCATCATTTGTTTTGATCATGCCTATCATGGGCGTACTTATATGGCAATGGCGCTGACCGCAAAAAATAAACCGTACAAGCATGGATTTGGCCCCTTTCTCTCAGAGGTTCATCGGGCTCCCTTTCCCTATGAATATCGCTGGTGTGGGCAGCATTGCTCGGAAGAAGCCTTTGAAGATTTTGTTGAATTGGTCAATTTTCGTGTAGGCCTGGAGAATGTGGCTGCGGTGATTCTTGAGCCTGTTCTTGGCGAGGGAGGCTTTCTGCAGTTTCCCGCATCCTACCTCAGTAAACTTCGCGAATTCTGCACAGCAAACCAGATCATTTTAATTGCGGATGAAATTCAGTCAGGATTTGGACGAACCGGCAAGCTGTTCGCTATGGACACCTTGGGCGTAATGGCTGATCTCACGGTCACCGCCAAGGGCTTAGGCGGCGGAACGGTTATCGCCGCAGTAACCGGACGCTCTGAAATGATGGACGCCGCTATGGAGGGCGGCTTAGGGGGAACCTTTGGAGGAAACCCCTTGAGCTGCGCTGCGGCGCTTGAGGTGTTCAAGTTATTTGAAGAGGGCAATATTTTAGCTAATGTCGCAGCTCTCGCTGCGGTACTTGAGCAAAGACTCGGAGAGTTCAAAGAAAAATACCCTATTGTCGGCGATGTTCGCGGTCTGGGAGTTATGCGAGCCATTGAACTGGTGAAGGACAAGGCGGGTAAGTTGCCTGACAAGGAAGCGACGGCTCTTTTAGCACGTTTTTGCCTGGAACGTGGATTGGTGGTGCTTGGCTGCGGAACCTATGGGAATGTAATTCGTCTGTTGATGCCATTGACTACTCAAGTGAGCGATTTGGAAATTGGACTTTCGATTATTGAGGAAGGGCTGGAAGAACAAAGTAATTCCAAGTGA
- a CDS encoding PspC domain-containing protein gives MKPIQPSYRKLWRSRRDRKIAGVCGGLAVYFAVDPFWVRFAFVLFFLLGGAAFLLYLIMWFLIPLEPRDWH, from the coding sequence ATGAAACCAATTCAACCTTCTTACCGTAAGCTGTGGCGGTCACGACGAGATAGAAAAATAGCAGGTGTTTGTGGAGGGCTGGCTGTTTATTTCGCAGTCGATCCATTCTGGGTCCGCTTTGCCTTTGTGTTATTCTTTCTTTTAGGCGGGGCCGCGTTTCTTTTATATCTCATCATGTGGTTTCTTATTCCGCTGGAACCTCGCGACTGGCATTAG